From a region of the Phragmites australis chromosome 21, lpPhrAust1.1, whole genome shotgun sequence genome:
- the LOC133902953 gene encoding protein G1-like5: MDLVPHPDSPHSDNSGGGAAAGSVSSVASSAAGAVASPSRYESQKRRDWNTFGQYLRNHRPPLSLARCSGAHVLEFLRYLDQFGKTKVHMPACPFFGHPAPPAPCPCPLRQAWGSLDALVGRLRAAYEENGGRPENNPFGARAVRLYLREVRDHQSRARGVSYEKKKRKKSAAHPAVPAAVISSSSHDGNGQHHLPPPPPPGAAA; this comes from the coding sequence ATGGACCTGGTGCCGCACCCGGACAGCCCGCACTCCGACAACAGCGGcggtggcgcggcggcggggtcCGTGTCGTCGGTGGCGTCGTCGGCTGCGGGGGCGGTGGCGTCGCCGAGCCGGTACGAGTCGCAGAAGCGCCGAGACTGGAACACGTTCGGGCAGTACCTGCGGAACCACCGCCCGCCGCTCTCCCTCGCGCGGTGTAGCGGCGCGCACGTGCTCGAGTTCCTGCGCTACCTCGACCAGTTCGGCAAGACCAAGGTGCACATGCCCGCGTGCCCCTTCTTCGGCCACccggcgccgcccgcgccctgcCCGTGCCCGCTGCGCCAGGCGTGGGGCAGCCTCGACGCGCTCGTGGGCAGGCTGCGCGCCGCCTACGAGGAGAACGGCGGGCGGCCCGAGAACAACCCCTTCGGCGCGCGCGCCGTCAGGCTCTACCTCCGCGAGGTCCGCGACCACCAGTCCCGCGCGCGCGGCGTCAGCTACGagaagaagaagcgcaagaagTCCGCGGCGCAccctgccgtccccgccgccgtcatctcctcttcctcccatGACGGCAACGGCCAACACCAcctgcctccgccgccgccgcccggcgcCGCGGCGTGA